In a genomic window of Nocardiopsis mwathae:
- a CDS encoding 2,3,4,5-tetrahydropyridine-2,6-dicarboxylate N-succinyltransferase, which produces MTTAFISPLPQEIDDLWERRTELTPDHKEARDIIVGAIDDIDAGGARVAFVDEATDEVVVDERAKRSILLGFRVLGMEESKVGDFYHHDRIPLKTRFDGVRVVPGAIARWGAYLAPGVVLMPSFTNIGAWVGSGTMVDTWATVGSCAQVGKNVHLSGGVGVGGVLEPPQAAPVVIEDDAFLGSRTMVVEGARVRRGAKLGAGTILTSSTRVFDAESGEELARGEAPAWSVCVTANRVKSFPGGDFGMPVLLVLKRLEEGQEHDKLALNDMLREHGVNA; this is translated from the coding sequence ATGACCACCGCGTTCATCAGTCCGCTGCCCCAGGAGATCGACGACCTGTGGGAGCGCCGCACCGAGCTGACCCCTGACCACAAGGAAGCCCGCGACATCATCGTGGGCGCCATCGACGACATCGACGCCGGCGGGGCCCGGGTCGCGTTCGTGGACGAGGCGACCGACGAGGTCGTCGTGGACGAGCGCGCCAAGCGCTCGATCCTGCTGGGCTTCCGGGTCCTCGGCATGGAGGAGTCGAAGGTCGGCGACTTCTACCACCACGACCGCATTCCGCTCAAGACCCGCTTCGACGGCGTCCGCGTCGTCCCCGGCGCCATCGCCCGCTGGGGCGCCTACCTGGCCCCCGGTGTCGTGCTGATGCCGTCCTTCACCAACATCGGCGCTTGGGTCGGCTCCGGGACCATGGTCGACACGTGGGCCACCGTGGGCTCCTGCGCCCAGGTCGGCAAGAACGTGCACCTGTCCGGGGGTGTGGGTGTGGGCGGCGTGCTGGAGCCGCCGCAGGCCGCCCCGGTCGTCATCGAGGACGACGCCTTCCTCGGCTCGCGCACCATGGTCGTCGAGGGTGCGCGGGTCCGCCGCGGCGCCAAGCTCGGCGCCGGCACCATCCTGACCTCCTCGACCCGCGTCTTCGACGCCGAGTCGGGCGAGGAGCTGGCGCGCGGCGAGGCCCCGGCCTGGTCGGTGTGCGTCACCGCCAACCGGGTGAAGAGCTTCCCCGGCGGCGACTTCGGCATGCCGGTCCTGCTCGTGCTCAAGCGCCTGGAGGAGGGCCAGGAGCACGACAAGCTCGCCCTCAACGACATGCTCCGCGAGCACGGCGTCAACGCCTGA